A window of the Streptomyces albireticuli genome harbors these coding sequences:
- the rarD gene encoding EamA family transporter RarD encodes MLPPPTPRNETRTGLLCAVAAYTIWGLFPLYWPLLEPTGAVEILAHRMVWSLAAVLVVLAVTRRWNWIPGLLRQPKRLGMVALGAVLISTNWAAYIWAVNSGHVIEASMGYFFNPLVSIAVGVLVLRERLRPAQWTAVGVGGAAVVVLAVGYGKLPWVALTLALTFSAYSLVKKKVALGGLESMAAETAVQFLPALGFLLFLGAQGRSTFTATGPGHALLLMGTGVITALPLICFGVAAVRLPLSVIGMVQYLTPVFQFVLGLVVFHEAMPAERWAGFALVWLALALLTWDAARTARSARARLRDARDKAEGVRDGGAAGGTDSPAQPAEEPEADAVAK; translated from the coding sequence GTGCTGCCGCCGCCCACCCCTCGCAACGAGACCCGCACAGGTCTGCTCTGCGCGGTCGCCGCCTATACGATCTGGGGCCTCTTCCCGCTCTACTGGCCCCTGCTGGAGCCGACCGGAGCGGTCGAGATCCTGGCCCACCGCATGGTGTGGTCGCTCGCCGCCGTCCTGGTCGTGCTGGCCGTGACGCGCCGCTGGAACTGGATACCCGGGCTGCTGCGGCAGCCGAAGCGGCTGGGGATGGTCGCGCTCGGCGCGGTCCTCATCTCCACGAACTGGGCCGCCTACATCTGGGCGGTGAACTCCGGACACGTCATCGAGGCGTCGATGGGGTACTTCTTCAACCCGCTCGTCAGCATCGCCGTCGGCGTGCTCGTCCTGCGCGAGCGGCTGCGGCCGGCGCAGTGGACCGCGGTGGGCGTCGGCGGCGCCGCGGTCGTCGTGCTGGCCGTCGGCTACGGCAAGCTGCCGTGGGTCGCGCTGACGCTGGCGCTGACCTTCAGCGCGTACAGCCTGGTCAAGAAGAAGGTCGCGCTGGGCGGGCTGGAGTCGATGGCCGCCGAGACGGCCGTGCAGTTCCTGCCCGCGCTGGGCTTCCTGCTCTTCCTCGGCGCGCAGGGGAGGAGCACCTTCACCGCCACCGGCCCGGGGCACGCCCTGCTGCTGATGGGCACCGGTGTGATCACCGCGCTGCCGCTGATCTGCTTCGGCGTGGCGGCGGTGCGGCTGCCGCTGTCGGTGATCGGGATGGTGCAGTACCTCACCCCCGTCTTCCAGTTCGTGCTGGGCCTCGTCGTCTTCCACGAGGCGATGCCCGCCGAGCGGTGGGCCGGCTTCGCGCTGGTCTGGCTGGCGCTGGCGCTGCTCACCTGGGACGCGGCGCGTACGGCCCGGAGTGCGCGGGCGCGGCTGCGGGACGCCCGGGACAAGGCGGAGGGCGTACGGGACGGCGGGGCGGCCGGCGGAACGGACTCCCCGGCGCAGCCCGCCGAGGAGCCCGAAGCGGACGCCGTCGCCAAGTAG
- a CDS encoding 2-oxoacid:ferredoxin oxidoreductase subunit beta has product MTEALKLVPKAEAKQSMKDFKSDQEVRWCPGCGDYAILAAVQGFMPELGLAKENIVFVSGIGCSSRFPYYMNTYGMHSIHGRAPAIATGLASSRQDLSVWVVTGDGDALSIGGNHLIHALRRNVNLKILLFNNRIYGLTKGQYSPTSEVGKITKSTPMGSLDAPFNPVSLAIGAEASFVARTVDSDRKHLTEVLRQAAEHPGTALVEIYQNCNIFNDGAFEALKDKEQAQEAVIRLEHGQPIRFGSDNTKGVIRDRATGDLHVVEVTPGNEADILVHDAHAASPTTAFALSRLADPDTLHHTPIGVFRSTERPVYDTLMADQLETAVEQKGKGDLAALLAGNDTWTVVG; this is encoded by the coding sequence ATGACTGAGGCGCTGAAGCTGGTGCCCAAGGCCGAGGCCAAGCAGTCCATGAAGGACTTCAAGTCGGACCAGGAGGTGCGCTGGTGTCCCGGCTGCGGTGACTACGCCATCCTCGCCGCCGTCCAGGGCTTCATGCCCGAACTCGGCCTCGCCAAAGAGAACATCGTCTTCGTCTCCGGCATCGGCTGCTCCTCCCGCTTCCCGTACTACATGAACACCTACGGGATGCACTCCATCCACGGACGCGCGCCCGCCATCGCCACCGGCCTCGCCTCCTCCCGCCAGGACCTCTCCGTCTGGGTCGTCACCGGCGACGGCGACGCCCTCTCCATCGGCGGCAACCACCTCATCCACGCCCTCCGCCGCAACGTCAACCTCAAGATCCTGCTGTTCAACAACCGGATCTACGGGCTGACCAAGGGGCAGTACTCCCCCACCTCCGAGGTCGGGAAGATCACCAAGTCGACGCCGATGGGCTCCCTCGACGCGCCCTTCAACCCCGTGTCGCTGGCGATCGGCGCGGAGGCCTCCTTCGTGGCCCGCACGGTGGACTCCGACCGCAAGCACCTCACCGAGGTCCTGCGCCAGGCCGCCGAGCACCCCGGCACCGCCCTGGTGGAGATCTACCAGAACTGCAACATCTTCAACGACGGCGCCTTCGAAGCCCTCAAGGACAAGGAGCAGGCCCAAGAGGCCGTCATCCGCCTCGAACACGGACAGCCCATCCGTTTCGGCTCGGACAACACCAAGGGCGTCATCCGCGACCGGGCCACCGGTGACCTCCACGTCGTCGAGGTCACCCCCGGGAACGAGGCCGACATCCTGGTCCACGACGCCCACGCCGCGTCCCCGACCACCGCCTTCGCCCTCTCCCGCCTCGCCGACCCCGACACCCTCCACCACACCCCCATCGGCGTCTTCCGCAGCACCGAGCGCCCCGTCTACGACACCCTCATGGCCGACCAGCTCGAAACCGCCGTCGAGCAGAAGGGCAAGGGCGACCTCGCCGCCCTCCTCGCCGGCAACGACACCTGGACGGTCGTCGGCTAG